In Rutidosis leptorrhynchoides isolate AG116_Rl617_1_P2 chromosome 2, CSIRO_AGI_Rlap_v1, whole genome shotgun sequence, one genomic interval encodes:
- the LOC139889831 gene encoding histone deacetylase 14, chloroplastic-like, with product MCFEASTPCSSAETDESRAKVIYSLAPAMGHNAEGHPECSSRVSAIVSALEKARLTPQFRGSEIVQLKNFRTATVDDIANVHSKSYVSALEKAMEWASVQGVIPIDVFGDTYATATTFNESLAAAGAGLSLVDYVVAASKITKNPPVGFALIRPPGHHAIPKGPMGFCFFGNVAIAARYAQQAHGLKRVFIIDFDVHHGNGTSDAFYDDPDIFFLSTHQDGSFPGTGKFDDLGHGNGKGATLNLPLPEGSGDLAMRSVFDQVIVPSAQRFKPDIILVSAGFDAHVLDPLANFQFGTGTYYMLAMSIKQLAKDLCGGRCVFFLEGGYNLESLSNSVVESFRAFIGEPSAAAEHDDPSFFHDEPSLKVKQAIERIKHLHSL from the exons ATGTGTTTCGAAGCTTCTACTCCATGTTCATCCGCCGAGACAGATGAGAGTCGAGCAAAAGTTATTTACAGTTTAGCTCCCGCAATGGGTCATAACGCG GAGGGACATCCAGAATGCAGTTCAAGAGTTTCCGCAATTGTAAGTGCTCTTGAGAAGGCTCGGCTCACTCCACAG TTTCGAGGATCTGAGATTGTCCAACTTAAAAACTTCAGAACTGCTACAGTGGATGATATTGCAAATGTACATTCCAAATCTTACGTTTCTGCCCTTGAGAAG GCAATGGAATGGGCTTCAGTACAGGGCGTTATACCCATTGATGTCTTTGGAGACACATACGCTACTGCCACG ACTTTTAACGAGTCATTGGCTGCTGCTGGAGCAGGCTTATCCTTGGTTGATTATGTG gtGGCAGCATCCAAAATCACCAAGAACCCTCCAGTTGGTTTTGCCTTGATACGTCCACCTGGACATCATGCTATTCCAAAAGGACCCATGGGATTTTGTTTTTTTGGTAATGTTGCTATTGCAGCTCGATATGCGCAACAGGCCCATGGACTTAAACGTGTTTTCATTATCGATTTTGATGTCCATCATGGGAATGGCACTAGCGATGCATTCTATGATGATCCTGACATATTTTTTCTCTCAACTCACCAA GATGGGAGCTTTCCTGGTACAGGAAAATTTGATGATTTAGGGCATGGAAACGGTAAAGGAGCAACTCTTAATTTGCCATTACCGGAAGGTTCGGGTGATTTAGCCATGCGATCTGTCTTCGATCAAGTCATTGTACCATCTGCACAAAGATTTAAGCCTGATATAATTCTTGTTTCAGCAGG atTTGATGCACATGTACTTGATCCACTTGCCAATTTCCAGTTCGGGACTGGAACAtattacatgttggcaatgagtatCAAGCAACTTGCAAAAGATTTGTGTGGTGGGCGATGCGTGTTTTTCTTGGAAGGAGGCTACAACTTGGAGTCTCTTTCTAATTCTGTTGTAGAATCATTCCGTGCTTTTATTGGAGAACCGAGTGCCGCAGCAGAACATGACGACCCTAGTTTCTTCCATGATGAACCATCTTTGAAGGTTAAGCAGGCTATTGAGAGGATCAAGCACTTACACTCTCTTTAG